From a single Podarcis raffonei isolate rPodRaf1 chromosome 10, rPodRaf1.pri, whole genome shotgun sequence genomic region:
- the CRELD2 gene encoding protein disulfide isomerase CRELD2, producing the protein MRRLPSGKARGAPPGWLSGALGAFLCLALAAAAEKEQRVRQACDTCRGITERFSQGLTDTAKKNFGGGNTAWEEKTLSKYESSEIRLVEIIENLCDSSNFECNNMVEEHEEHIETWWFKWKKKSPDLFKWLCIETIEVCCPAGTHGPDCVACRGGSERPCHGNGNCAGDGTRGGDGSCRCKREYQGEFCLDCSDGYYNSHRNDTHSVCTACHDSCKTCSGATNTDCKECKEGWTRNEDACVDVDECAVEESPCSTDQFCLNTEGSFSCKACDRGCLGCTGEGPSKCKSCVPGYEMKDEKCTDVDECTSSEKVCVRENEDCVNTAGGYKCVCSEGFQDEDGSCVATVKGEEETPANVSSSDAHAEL; encoded by the exons ATGAGGCGCCTTCCGTCGGGAAAGGCGCGCGGGGCTCCGCCGGGGTGGCTCAGCGGCGCCCTCGGGGCCTTCCTTTGCCTCGCCctcgcggcggcggcggagaaGGAGCAGCGGGTCCGCCAGGCCTGCGACACCTGCCGCGGAATCACGGAGCGCTTCAGCCAG GGTCTAACTGACACTGCAAAAAAGAACTTTGGAGGTGGCAATACAGCTTGGGAGGAAAAGACCCTGTCAAAGTATGAGTCCAG tgaaattcgtcttgtggaaaTAATAGAGAACCTCTGTGACAGTAGTAACTTTGAATGCAACAACATGGTAGAAGAGCATGAAGAACATATAGAAACCTGGTGGTTCAAATG GAAGAAGAAATCTCCTGATTTGTTTAAGTGGCTTTGTATAGAAACAATAGAAGTTTGCTGTCCTGCTGGAACACATGGTCCAGACTGTGTTG CTTGCCGCGGAGGATCAGAAAGACCTTGCCACGGAAATGGCAACTGTGCTGGAGACGGCACCCGAGGTGGCGATGGATCCTGCCGCTGTAAAAGGGAATACCAAGGAGAATTTTGTTTGGACTGCTCCGACGGCTACTACAACTCTCACCGAAACGACACACATTCTGTTTGTACAG CTTGTCATGATTCGTGTAAAACGTGCAGTGGAGCAACAAACACAGACTGTAAGGAATGTAAAGAAGGTTGGACCAGAAATGAAGACGCCTGTGTGG ATGTGGATGAATGTGCCGTAGAAGAGTCTCCCTGCAGTACGGACCAATTCTGCTTAAACACAGAGGGCTCTTTCTCCTGCAAAG CATGTGATCGGGGCTGCTTGGGATGCACAGGAGAAGGGCCCAGCAAATGTAAAAGCTGCGTACCTGGCTATGAAATGAAAGATGAAAAATGCACAG aTGTGGATGAATGTACCTCGTCCGAAAAGGTGTGTGTAAGAGAAAACGAAGACTGCGTTAATACCGCGGGGGGTTACAAATGTGTCTGTTCCGAGGGTTTTCAAGATGAAGATGGCTCTTGCGTTGCAACGGTAAAAGGAG AAGAGGAGACGCCCGCAAATGTATCTTCATCAGATGCCCATGCGGAGTTATGA